The Posidoniimonas corsicana genome has a window encoding:
- a CDS encoding autotransporter-associated beta strand repeat-containing protein produces MKRAITKTALITALGITLSTTPVQAQTTLAEFQWNNLSPSGPQDWTNPSNWLAPGVTSGNATYPDDPNHNNVDPDAVGPVAGANLSVALTSDLEVRLNSGDITISSLTLGVDGRTTTVSGPGRLLFEQDEPSIVVMIPDPDPEAEPGAMVDSYTCSFNCGNSLVMSTGSTSTNIISAVVGSTERIDFAGPRTLTLAGGFQEVAVDSMDDNVANNTAIRSHIGVYNPAVSIESQPRLLVTGQTVTVVDNLLNADMQPEDVPLYLGSGFTGTPELLNDENTEMGQGFPSGIIDLVGGITGGGRIRLGSESRSSDGQPLGTVVLYENSYTGSTVIDRGNVILRDDLAFGPSGSVRNGNPANSIGFNLIVEPGPEESGEGLERVIANNFSVPHDFTIKGQHSLKITGNAPASNSAGWVNLLPEGETFTLSGRLYTNENPQNTYTFDGSGRTVIQGQMANAANAFLDTVAAATTVFEKLGSGVLVVESSLNGNTNTFKAGNTNPNPDTILIDGGNLHFATVGDMGNVTGKVRSTGGAIGVDTGTIAAINDGSGNFASRFTTSDNGGLMLTNAADAAATLDFTTGNLAQFANMTVAAHEDGTTFTGTITPANNTYRLGGGSGTLTLAASKLAGAPNLVVTNGGDYRNPDGEDRVRLGMVRVTGVTNNALTTTVMGKYHRTLQDQAVADNVGPASLQYHGTTLAVESLADGASSLGSLTTASSLFIQGSTLRYEGAAGSSNRLFTVGTAGATLDASGAGAINLTNTSALAFDIAQSRTGDMDGFEGQVVYNISDTSDLVIGMGVSDSEGVLPAGTVITSVGTNRIGVSAEIDQSIFEENATITFTEIERTLALTGSNTGNNTLAAQIGNSSNGGVVAIEKSGAGKWVLSNAANNYTGDTTVEEGTLSLGAAFLNDMSSVELFSGAILDLNYTGSDVIDSLFFNESLMPAGTWGSLASSAANKRSWFTGLGILNVTNGAVIEGLPGDFNNDGMVDAADYTVWRDNLGQDDGALNGNGTGTGTVVQADYNLWRSNYGMSAPSLEAAAGVAPEPAALLLALTAMPLAVGRKRR; encoded by the coding sequence ATGAAACGGGCAATCACCAAGACAGCTTTGATCACGGCGCTGGGAATCACCCTGTCAACGACCCCGGTCCAGGCGCAGACCACACTGGCGGAGTTCCAGTGGAACAATCTCAGCCCCTCCGGCCCCCAGGACTGGACCAACCCCTCAAACTGGCTTGCGCCAGGAGTCACCTCGGGAAATGCAACCTATCCCGACGACCCCAATCACAACAACGTCGATCCCGACGCTGTTGGTCCGGTCGCTGGCGCCAACCTGTCCGTTGCCCTTACATCCGACTTGGAAGTCCGCCTAAATAGCGGCGACATCACGATCTCGTCCCTGACGCTTGGCGTCGACGGCCGCACCACCACCGTCAGCGGACCGGGCCGCCTCCTGTTTGAACAAGACGAGCCTTCGATCGTGGTGATGATCCCAGACCCGGACCCCGAGGCTGAGCCGGGCGCGATGGTCGATTCGTACACTTGCTCGTTCAACTGCGGCAACTCGCTGGTAATGAGCACCGGATCCACATCGACGAACATCATTAGCGCCGTCGTGGGTTCGACCGAGCGGATCGACTTTGCAGGCCCACGAACCCTGACTCTGGCCGGTGGCTTCCAGGAAGTCGCGGTTGACTCGATGGATGACAATGTCGCCAACAATACCGCCATTCGCAGCCACATTGGAGTGTATAACCCGGCCGTCAGCATCGAATCGCAGCCGCGACTGTTGGTCACGGGGCAGACGGTCACAGTAGTCGACAACCTGCTCAATGCCGACATGCAGCCGGAAGACGTACCCCTCTACCTGGGATCCGGATTCACCGGTACCCCCGAGTTGCTCAACGATGAGAATACCGAGATGGGACAGGGATTCCCCTCCGGAATCATCGACCTGGTCGGCGGCATCACCGGCGGGGGCCGGATTCGTCTCGGGAGCGAGTCCCGCTCTTCAGACGGCCAGCCGCTGGGCACGGTCGTTCTCTACGAGAACTCCTACACTGGCAGCACCGTAATCGACCGCGGCAACGTGATCCTTCGAGACGACCTGGCCTTCGGTCCTAGCGGCTCGGTCCGCAACGGCAACCCGGCGAACTCGATCGGCTTCAACCTCATCGTCGAACCCGGCCCCGAAGAGTCCGGCGAGGGCTTAGAGCGTGTAATCGCCAACAACTTCAGCGTTCCGCACGACTTCACAATCAAGGGCCAGCACTCGCTCAAGATCACCGGCAACGCCCCGGCGTCCAATAGCGCGGGCTGGGTCAACCTGCTGCCCGAAGGCGAAACGTTCACACTAAGCGGCCGCCTGTACACCAACGAAAACCCACAAAACACTTACACGTTCGACGGCAGTGGGCGGACGGTGATCCAAGGCCAGATGGCCAACGCGGCGAACGCGTTCCTCGACACGGTCGCCGCGGCAACAACCGTTTTTGAGAAGCTGGGCAGCGGCGTTCTGGTGGTCGAGTCGAGCCTGAACGGCAACACCAACACCTTCAAGGCGGGTAACACGAACCCCAATCCAGACACGATCCTGATCGACGGCGGCAACCTCCACTTCGCCACCGTGGGCGACATGGGCAACGTGACCGGTAAGGTGCGTTCGACCGGTGGGGCCATCGGCGTTGACACCGGCACGATTGCCGCCATCAACGATGGATCTGGCAACTTCGCCAGCCGCTTCACCACAAGCGATAACGGCGGCCTGATGCTGACAAACGCCGCTGACGCGGCTGCTACGCTCGACTTCACAACGGGCAACCTCGCCCAGTTCGCAAACATGACCGTGGCAGCCCATGAAGACGGCACCACGTTTACCGGCACGATCACGCCGGCAAACAATACGTACCGCCTGGGCGGCGGCAGCGGCACCCTGACCCTCGCGGCCAGCAAGCTCGCAGGCGCCCCGAACCTGGTGGTCACCAACGGCGGCGACTACCGCAACCCCGACGGCGAGGACCGCGTAAGACTAGGCATGGTGCGCGTCACCGGCGTCACCAACAACGCGCTGACCACCACCGTGATGGGCAAGTACCACCGGACCCTGCAAGACCAGGCCGTTGCGGACAACGTCGGCCCCGCCTCGCTCCAGTACCACGGCACCACCCTCGCGGTTGAGAGTTTGGCCGACGGCGCTAGCAGCCTTGGTTCGCTGACCACCGCCTCGAGCCTGTTCATCCAGGGCTCCACTCTCCGCTACGAGGGCGCCGCGGGCAGTTCGAATCGGCTGTTCACCGTCGGCACTGCTGGCGCCACCCTGGACGCGTCCGGCGCCGGCGCCATCAACCTCACCAACACGTCCGCCCTGGCGTTCGACATCGCTCAATCTCGCACCGGCGATATGGACGGTTTCGAAGGCCAGGTGGTGTACAACATCAGCGACACCAGCGACCTGGTGATCGGCATGGGGGTCAGCGATTCCGAGGGCGTGCTCCCCGCGGGCACCGTGATCACCAGCGTCGGCACCAACCGCATTGGTGTGAGCGCTGAGATCGACCAGAGCATTTTCGAGGAGAACGCGACGATCACCTTTACCGAGATCGAACGCACCCTCGCGCTGACCGGCTCCAACACCGGGAACAACACCCTGGCGGCCCAGATCGGCAACTCGTCGAACGGCGGCGTTGTTGCGATCGAAAAGTCGGGCGCGGGCAAATGGGTGCTCAGCAACGCCGCGAACAATTACACCGGCGACACCACCGTCGAGGAGGGCACCCTGAGCCTCGGAGCCGCTTTCCTCAACGACATGTCAAGCGTGGAGCTGTTCTCTGGCGCCATCCTCGACCTCAACTACACAGGTTCAGACGTCATCGATTCGCTGTTCTTCAACGAATCTCTGATGCCCGCCGGCACCTGGGGCAGCCTTGCCTCAAGCGCCGCGAACAAGCGGAGCTGGTTTACCGGCCTCGGCATCTTGAACGTGACTAACGGCGCCGTGATCGAAGGCCTGCCCGGCGACTTTAACAACGACGGCATGGTCGACGCGGCGGACTACACCGTGTGGCGGGACAACCTGGGCCAGGACGACGGAGCCCTCAACGGGAACGGCACCGGCACCGGCACCGTGGTGCAGGCCGACTACAATCTGTGGCGTTCGAACTACGGCATGTCCGCCCCGTCGCTCGAGGCGGCCGCGGGCGTTGCCCCCGAACCAGCCGCACTACTGCTCGCACTGACGGCGATGCCGCTGGCCGTGGGACGGAAGCGTCGGTAG
- a CDS encoding DUF3826 domain-containing protein, whose translation MAAFSLAGGANAAQDLSPEEAEYRKVIRGRAEKIVEQLDLTDREQAERVIVLVADYYRGLRDNHDERDAQLSSADEDQRQSIRNESQLAVQKLHRQFVAAISAEVSPEQVGQVKDGLTYGVVDVTLGAYKELLPDLTDEELRYIRANLIEAREYAMDGGSSREKHGWFGKYKGRINNYLSAHGYDLKQAEHELADRKRRAAAANQAR comes from the coding sequence ATGGCTGCGTTCTCCCTCGCTGGCGGCGCCAACGCCGCTCAGGACCTTTCGCCCGAGGAGGCCGAGTACCGCAAGGTGATCCGCGGCAGGGCCGAGAAGATCGTCGAGCAGCTCGACCTCACCGACCGCGAGCAGGCCGAGAGGGTCATCGTGCTGGTCGCGGACTACTACCGCGGCCTTCGTGACAATCACGACGAACGGGATGCGCAACTTTCTTCAGCCGACGAGGACCAACGTCAAAGCATCCGCAACGAGTCACAACTCGCCGTGCAGAAGCTGCACCGGCAGTTCGTCGCCGCGATCTCAGCCGAGGTGTCGCCGGAGCAGGTGGGACAGGTTAAAGACGGCCTGACGTACGGCGTCGTAGACGTCACCCTAGGCGCGTACAAAGAGTTGCTGCCGGACCTGACGGACGAAGAGCTGCGTTACATCCGAGCCAACCTGATCGAGGCCCGCGAGTATGCGATGGACGGGGGCTCATCCCGCGAGAAGCACGGCTGGTTCGGGAAGTACAAGGGGCGGATCAACAACTACCTCTCAGCCCACGGGTACGACCTGAAACAGGCCGAACACGAGCTCGCCGACCGCAAGCGTCGCGCCGCGGCCGCCAATCAAGCAAGGTAA
- a CDS encoding MGH1-like glycoside hydrolase domain-containing protein has protein sequence MSTFSGRPSSVGAALALAASALAASAAAAKERESAVLSTDTAYALAERFNACDAEDVRNLVPNSDAGEWIAANAPRFDCPSGRLVETYYFRWWTFRKHIVQTPHGRVLTEFITPVSHAGPYNTVSCAVGHHIAEGRWLRDQALLNEYMSFWLRSGADGGMAPHYHKFSNWNASALYERAKVTGDWTWLTGRLDDLVADYQAWEAERQLLNGLFWQHDVKDGMEESISGGRRVKNVRPTINSYMVANARAISAVARRAGRDDLADVYSAKADQLQEAMVEAMWDPDAQFYKVRLESGQLSNAREAIGYIPWVFGIAHPQHTPAWRQVTDRAGFWAPAGLTTAERRHPEFRTHGTGTCEWDGAVWPFATSQTLTGMARLLRDAEQDTVTRDDYFEQLLRYANSHQQNGAAYIGEYLDEVTGEWLITGPKAMRSRFYNHSTFNDLIISGLIGVLPQEDGKLRVHPLVPPNAWNWFCLDGTPCQGHDVTVVWDRDGQRYGRQAGLTLMVDGQTVAHRPDLGPLTYQLLPTTDPTE, from the coding sequence ATGTCGACCTTTTCTGGCAGGCCTTCTAGCGTCGGCGCAGCGTTGGCGTTAGCGGCGTCCGCCCTGGCAGCGTCCGCCGCTGCTGCGAAGGAGCGCGAGAGCGCCGTTCTCTCGACTGACACCGCCTACGCGTTGGCCGAAAGGTTTAACGCCTGCGACGCCGAGGACGTTCGCAACCTGGTGCCCAACAGCGACGCCGGCGAATGGATCGCCGCCAACGCGCCGCGGTTCGACTGCCCCTCCGGGCGCCTGGTCGAGACCTACTATTTCCGCTGGTGGACCTTCCGCAAGCACATCGTCCAGACGCCGCACGGGCGGGTGCTGACCGAGTTCATCACCCCAGTGAGCCACGCGGGCCCGTACAACACGGTCTCGTGCGCTGTGGGCCATCACATCGCCGAAGGGCGCTGGCTACGCGACCAGGCGCTGCTGAACGAGTACATGAGCTTCTGGCTGCGTTCGGGCGCCGATGGCGGCATGGCGCCACACTACCACAAGTTCAGCAACTGGAATGCATCGGCGCTGTATGAACGCGCAAAGGTCACCGGCGACTGGACGTGGCTTACCGGGCGGCTCGATGATTTGGTCGCCGACTATCAGGCATGGGAGGCGGAACGCCAGCTCCTCAACGGCTTGTTCTGGCAGCACGATGTCAAAGACGGCATGGAAGAGTCCATCAGCGGCGGCCGCCGCGTCAAGAACGTTCGTCCCACGATCAACAGCTACATGGTCGCCAACGCACGAGCGATCAGTGCGGTCGCTCGCCGGGCGGGTCGCGACGATCTTGCAGACGTGTACTCCGCCAAGGCGGACCAACTGCAGGAAGCGATGGTCGAAGCCATGTGGGACCCCGATGCACAGTTCTACAAGGTCAGGCTCGAATCGGGTCAATTGTCGAACGCGCGCGAAGCAATTGGCTACATCCCTTGGGTGTTTGGGATCGCCCATCCGCAGCACACCCCGGCATGGCGGCAGGTGACCGACCGAGCTGGATTTTGGGCCCCGGCGGGGCTCACCACCGCCGAACGACGCCACCCCGAGTTCCGCACCCACGGCACGGGCACGTGCGAATGGGACGGCGCCGTGTGGCCGTTCGCCACCAGCCAGACACTAACTGGCATGGCGAGACTGCTCCGCGATGCCGAGCAGGACACCGTCACCCGGGACGACTACTTCGAACAACTCCTGCGCTACGCCAACAGCCACCAGCAGAACGGCGCCGCGTACATCGGTGAGTATCTGGACGAGGTGACCGGCGAGTGGCTGATCACCGGACCGAAGGCGATGCGGAGCCGGTTCTACAACCACTCCACCTTCAACGACCTAATCATCAGCGGGCTGATTGGCGTCCTGCCCCAAGAGGATGGTAAGCTACGGGTCCACCCGCTCGTGCCGCCCAACGCCTGGAACTGGTTTTGCCTCGACGGAACGCCGTGCCAGGGGCACGACGTCACGGTCGTGTGGGACCGCGACGGCCAGCGGTATGGCCGCCAAGCCGGCCTGACCTTGATGGTCGACGGTCAGACAGTCGCCCATCGTCCGGACCTTGGTCCGCTAACCTATCAACTCCTCCCCACGACAGATCCGACCGAATGA
- a CDS encoding glycoside hydrolase family 95 protein, which translates to MSLRILLLTALLTGLPLLPEAGASQSEQAIWFDRPAVQWTEALPVGNGRLGAMVFGGVQEARWQFNEDSVWTGRPHSYANQGASEHLDRIRELLLAGDQKAAEQLAMNEFMSDPLRQRSYQPCGDLVITFDHGEKADGFRRELNLDTAQAVTRYRVGDATFTRTTFASCPDGVLVVRLECDRPGELAFRAALTSPHKRSKTSAARGDTLMLSGRVGKDNEDAIRFAAHARVAETDGRVDDSDGLAVSGATHATLLLTARTNHQNYQDLSGDPVARSLDDLQSASDKDYSQLLARHTKDHQSLYRRVSLDLAGDRSDQPTDQWVRNSEGKADPALAELLFDYGRYLMIASSRPGGQPANLQGLWNDQLSPPWDSKYTININTEMNYWLTDPCNLSECAEPLFDALNDLSETGAEVARQHYDAPGWVVHHNFDLWRGAAPINASNHGIWPTGGAWLCQHLWNRYAYSGDEEFLRQAAYPLLKGASQFFVGVLVEDPRSDAGLLISGPSNSPEQGGLVMGPAMDHQIIRALLEYAIAASEALDVDQSLREEWRSVHDRIAPNRIGQHGQLQEWLEDKDNPTNQHRHVSHLWAVFPGAEITPDTPELFNAARTSLEFRGDGGTGWARAWKINLWARLQDGDRAEKVLRGLLTLTDSPLTDYRGGGVYANLFDAHPPFQIDGNFGATSGICEMLMQSHRTTDDGLRHIELLPALPSAWPDGEVTGLCARDGFVLDLKWDGGELQQAVIRSTLPRSAVVSIGESRHRVELQPGQSVTLGPGLEPLASK; encoded by the coding sequence ATGAGCCTCCGCATCCTGCTGCTGACCGCGTTGCTAACGGGACTTCCACTCTTGCCTGAAGCGGGAGCATCGCAGTCGGAGCAGGCGATCTGGTTCGATCGGCCCGCAGTTCAGTGGACCGAGGCGTTGCCGGTCGGCAACGGACGGTTGGGCGCGATGGTGTTTGGCGGCGTGCAGGAGGCCCGATGGCAGTTCAATGAGGACAGCGTCTGGACCGGACGCCCGCACAGCTACGCCAATCAGGGGGCGTCAGAACACCTTGACAGGATCCGCGAGCTGCTCCTGGCCGGCGACCAGAAGGCGGCCGAGCAGCTCGCGATGAACGAGTTCATGTCAGACCCGCTCCGCCAGCGGAGCTACCAACCCTGCGGCGACCTCGTCATCACGTTTGACCATGGCGAAAAAGCAGACGGCTTCCGACGCGAACTGAACCTGGACACTGCGCAGGCGGTTACTCGCTATCGTGTCGGCGATGCGACCTTCACCCGCACAACATTCGCGAGCTGCCCCGATGGCGTGCTCGTCGTCCGGCTCGAGTGCGACCGGCCCGGAGAGTTAGCCTTCCGCGCCGCGCTCACCAGCCCGCACAAACGGTCAAAGACGTCCGCCGCACGCGGCGACACGCTGATGCTCAGCGGACGCGTCGGCAAGGATAACGAGGACGCAATCCGCTTCGCCGCCCACGCGCGCGTCGCCGAGACCGATGGGCGCGTCGATGACTCCGATGGGCTGGCGGTTTCAGGGGCGACCCACGCCACACTGCTGCTCACCGCCCGCACCAATCACCAGAACTACCAAGACCTATCGGGGGACCCGGTCGCACGCAGCCTGGACGACCTCCAATCGGCGTCCGACAAGGATTACTCGCAACTCCTCGCCCGCCACACCAAGGACCACCAGAGTCTCTACCGACGCGTGAGCCTCGACCTTGCGGGCGATCGGAGCGATCAGCCTACCGACCAATGGGTCCGCAACAGTGAAGGCAAAGCCGACCCCGCCTTAGCCGAGCTGCTGTTTGACTACGGCCGGTACCTGATGATTGCCAGCAGCCGCCCCGGAGGGCAGCCAGCCAACCTGCAGGGGCTGTGGAACGACCAGCTCAGCCCACCGTGGGACAGCAAGTACACTATCAACATCAACACCGAGATGAACTACTGGCTGACGGACCCCTGCAACCTTTCCGAGTGTGCCGAGCCGCTCTTCGACGCGCTCAACGACCTTTCCGAAACGGGGGCTGAGGTCGCCCGCCAGCACTACGACGCGCCCGGCTGGGTAGTACACCACAACTTCGACTTGTGGCGCGGCGCCGCACCGATCAACGCGTCGAATCACGGTATCTGGCCCACCGGCGGCGCCTGGCTGTGCCAGCACTTGTGGAACCGCTACGCTTACTCCGGCGACGAGGAGTTCCTCCGCCAGGCGGCCTACCCGCTGCTGAAGGGCGCGTCGCAGTTCTTTGTGGGCGTTCTGGTCGAGGACCCGCGCAGCGATGCGGGCCTCCTGATCAGCGGCCCCAGCAACTCGCCCGAGCAGGGCGGACTAGTGATGGGACCAGCAATGGACCACCAGATCATCCGCGCACTGCTGGAGTACGCGATTGCCGCGAGCGAGGCGTTAGACGTCGACCAGTCTTTGCGGGAGGAGTGGCGGTCGGTCCACGACCGCATCGCCCCCAACCGCATTGGCCAGCACGGGCAGCTTCAGGAGTGGCTTGAAGACAAGGACAACCCGACCAATCAACACCGCCACGTTTCACATCTGTGGGCGGTGTTCCCAGGCGCGGAGATCACGCCCGATACGCCAGAGCTGTTCAACGCGGCCCGGACCTCGCTTGAGTTCCGGGGCGATGGCGGGACCGGCTGGGCCCGCGCATGGAAGATAAACTTGTGGGCCCGTCTGCAGGATGGCGACCGCGCCGAGAAGGTGCTCCGAGGCCTGCTTACCCTGACCGACTCGCCGCTGACCGACTACCGGGGTGGCGGCGTGTACGCCAACTTGTTCGACGCCCACCCGCCGTTCCAGATTGACGGGAACTTTGGCGCCACGTCGGGCATCTGCGAGATGCTTATGCAGTCCCACCGCACCACCGACGACGGCCTACGCCACATCGAACTCCTGCCCGCCCTGCCATCCGCGTGGCCCGACGGCGAAGTGACCGGCCTGTGCGCCCGGGACGGATTTGTGCTCGACCTTAAGTGGGACGGCGGCGAACTGCAGCAGGCCGTGATCCGCTCGACCCTGCCCCGCTCCGCGGTGGTCTCGATCGGGGAGAGTCGGCATCGAGTTGAGCTTCAGCCCGGCCAGTCGGTCACCTTGGGCCCTGGCTTAGAGCCGCTGGCGAGCAAGTAG
- a CDS encoding pectate lyase family protein: MSSTRLVAVAMAAAIAATSSAQYPKITSEVAAESAQRMAEMRRRSDEAWRRAQPAIKAAAEQGKPYIPDAARPEDLPQAEIPAFPGAQGGGMYSFGGRGGRVIVVTNLNDDGPGSFRAALEAGGPRTVVFNVAGVINLKSRLVVRAPYLTIHGGSAPGDGVCIAGDTVELETHDVVIRHMRFRRGDTWVGDRNDSLGGNPIGNIMLDHVSASWGLDENLSMYRHMYQPPDGGKEIKMPTVNITIQNSIFSEALDTYNHAFGSTLGGYNSTFHHNLWACNTGRNPSVGMIYDFNFINNVLYNWRHRTVDGGDHRSFYTLINNYYKPGPVTPEGQPIAHRLLKPEARRSPYYLLDYGKAYLAGNVVEGNEQVTANNWDGGVQPDIEQPREPLKKGVRVPTEEELLAEIRSDRPYPHAYVDIQTAEEAYELVLAGAGATLPRRDAVDERIIDMVRSGTVTYPEGKGIITDIKQVGGYPEYRGEPYADADSDGMPDEWEEQHGLNPNDSADATADANNDGYTNIEAFLNGEDPAAPRADPIESPRTYVDLFWQAF; the protein is encoded by the coding sequence ATGTCTAGCACACGACTCGTCGCCGTGGCCATGGCTGCGGCAATCGCGGCCACCTCCAGCGCCCAGTACCCTAAGATCACCAGCGAAGTGGCGGCCGAGAGCGCCCAGCGCATGGCTGAGATGCGCCGCCGATCAGACGAGGCCTGGCGGCGGGCCCAGCCCGCCATCAAGGCGGCCGCCGAGCAAGGCAAGCCCTACATCCCGGACGCCGCCCGGCCCGAAGACCTTCCGCAGGCGGAGATCCCGGCGTTCCCCGGCGCCCAGGGGGGCGGGATGTACAGCTTCGGCGGACGCGGCGGACGCGTGATCGTCGTCACCAACCTGAACGACGACGGCCCAGGCAGCTTCCGCGCAGCCCTCGAGGCGGGCGGCCCCCGTACGGTGGTGTTCAACGTTGCTGGCGTGATTAACCTGAAGAGCCGACTGGTTGTCCGCGCGCCCTACCTGACCATCCACGGCGGATCGGCGCCCGGCGACGGAGTCTGCATCGCGGGCGACACCGTTGAGCTCGAGACACACGACGTCGTGATTCGGCACATGCGGTTCCGCCGTGGCGACACTTGGGTTGGCGACCGCAACGACTCGCTGGGCGGCAACCCAATCGGCAACATCATGCTCGACCACGTATCGGCGAGCTGGGGGCTCGACGAGAACCTCTCCATGTACCGACACATGTACCAGCCTCCCGACGGCGGCAAAGAGATCAAGATGCCAACCGTCAACATCACCATCCAGAACTCCATATTCAGCGAGGCGCTGGACACCTACAACCACGCGTTCGGCAGCACGCTGGGCGGCTACAACAGCACGTTCCACCACAACCTGTGGGCTTGCAACACCGGCCGCAACCCCAGCGTCGGCATGATCTACGACTTCAATTTCATCAACAATGTGCTGTACAACTGGCGGCACCGCACGGTGGACGGCGGTGACCACCGCAGCTTCTACACGCTGATCAACAACTACTACAAGCCGGGCCCGGTCACGCCCGAGGGCCAGCCCATCGCCCACCGCCTGCTGAAGCCCGAGGCGCGTCGCAGCCCCTATTACCTGCTGGACTACGGCAAGGCCTATCTGGCGGGCAACGTCGTGGAGGGCAACGAGCAAGTCACGGCAAACAACTGGGACGGGGGCGTGCAACCCGACATTGAGCAGCCCCGTGAGCCCCTCAAGAAGGGCGTCCGCGTCCCCACCGAAGAAGAGCTGCTCGCCGAGATCCGCTCCGACCGTCCGTACCCGCACGCCTACGTTGATATCCAGACCGCCGAGGAAGCGTACGAGCTGGTTCTGGCCGGCGCCGGCGCCACCCTACCCCGACGCGACGCGGTCGACGAGCGGATTATCGACATGGTTCGCTCCGGCACGGTCACCTACCCGGAGGGCAAGGGCATCATCACCGACATCAAGCAGGTGGGCGGCTACCCCGAGTACCGTGGCGAGCCGTACGCCGACGCCGACTCCGACGGCATGCCGGACGAGTGGGAAGAGCAGCACGGCCTGAACCCGAACGACTCGGCCGACGCGACCGCCGACGCCAACAATGACGGCTACACCAACATCGAGGCGTTCCTCAACGGCGAAGACCCCGCCGCGCCCCGCGCCGACCCCATCGAATCCCCTCGCACCTATGTCGACCTTTTCTGGCAGGCCTTCTAG